The proteins below are encoded in one region of Methylobacillus flagellatus KT:
- a CDS encoding DUF1841 family protein produces MALFHPSRDQVRQFFFDAWAKFQQQQALTDLETIAVDIIQAHPEYHHVLEAPEQYLEQSYFPEMGETNPFLHMSLHLSVLEQVSIDQPPGIHAAYHALARKYGSVIEAQHALMDCLAEAIWQAQRSSTGLDAQAYAACIEAKARG; encoded by the coding sequence GCCTTGTTCCACCCCAGTCGCGATCAGGTGCGCCAGTTTTTCTTCGATGCCTGGGCCAAGTTCCAACAGCAGCAAGCCTTGACCGACCTCGAGACCATTGCTGTCGACATCATCCAGGCACATCCTGAATACCATCATGTCTTGGAGGCGCCTGAGCAATATCTGGAGCAGTCCTATTTCCCCGAAATGGGGGAAACCAATCCCTTTCTCCATATGAGCCTGCACCTTTCCGTACTTGAGCAAGTGTCCATTGACCAGCCTCCTGGTATCCATGCCGCTTACCATGCTTTGGCGCGCAAGTATGGCAGTGTGATTGAAGCGCAGCATGCGCTGATGGATTGCCTGGCTGAGGCGATCTGGCAAGCTCAGCGCAGTAGTACCGGTCTTGATGCACAGGCTTACGCCGCTTGTATCGAGGCCAAGGCAAGAGGCTAG
- the nadB gene encoding L-aspartate oxidase, giving the protein MQQYDVLIIGSGLAGLTLALKVGASKKVCLISKRSINDGSSNWAQGGIAAVLADDDSTEAHIQDTLIAGAGLCDAAVTRLVAEHGRETVEWLIAEGVPFTREDDNSGFHLTREGGHSHRRIIHAADATGHAVQKTLAEKVRKHPNITVLEEHIAVDLITAGKVNMEGSACLGAYVLDNTTGKVLTIGAQHTVLATGGTGKVYLYTTNPDVASGDGVAMAWRAGCRIANMEFIQFHPTCLYHPEAKSFLISEAIRGEGGILKLPDGTRFMPWHDERAELAPRDIVARAIDFEMKKRGLECVYLDISHKPADFILSHFPTIYRRCFELGIDITREPIPVVPAAHYSCGGIMTDHIGRTDIPRLYAIGETACTGLHGANRLASNSLLECLVFGQAAAQDILRQPQMPEIILPYWDESRVTDADEEIIITHNWSELRRTMWNYVGIVRTNKRLTRALHRIHLLRDEVHEFYSNFRISNNLIELRNLLQVAELIVKSAMERKESRGLHYSKDYPFLAEEAVPTVLEPSNYYSLLDSQHGHEHH; this is encoded by the coding sequence ATGCAGCAATACGACGTCCTTATCATCGGCAGCGGCTTAGCAGGCCTCACTCTCGCCCTCAAGGTCGGGGCAAGTAAAAAAGTCTGCTTGATCAGCAAACGCAGCATCAACGATGGCTCAAGCAACTGGGCGCAAGGCGGCATTGCTGCCGTGCTTGCAGATGATGACTCAACAGAGGCGCATATTCAAGATACCCTTATCGCTGGCGCGGGTTTATGCGATGCTGCCGTTACCCGCCTGGTTGCAGAACATGGCCGGGAAACAGTCGAGTGGCTGATTGCAGAAGGCGTGCCTTTCACACGTGAAGATGACAATAGTGGTTTCCATCTTACCCGCGAAGGCGGTCACAGCCATCGGCGCATCATTCATGCAGCCGATGCCACTGGACATGCCGTCCAGAAAACCCTTGCCGAAAAAGTGCGCAAGCACCCCAACATCACCGTCTTGGAAGAGCATATTGCAGTCGACCTCATCACTGCTGGCAAAGTCAACATGGAAGGCAGCGCCTGCCTGGGCGCCTATGTACTGGACAATACGACTGGCAAGGTGCTCACGATTGGTGCGCAGCATACCGTATTAGCCACCGGCGGAACAGGAAAGGTCTACCTCTATACCACCAACCCGGATGTCGCTTCTGGCGACGGCGTTGCCATGGCTTGGCGCGCAGGCTGCAGAATCGCCAATATGGAATTCATCCAGTTCCATCCTACCTGCCTTTACCACCCAGAAGCAAAATCGTTCCTGATTTCAGAGGCTATCAGGGGTGAGGGCGGCATACTGAAGCTGCCGGACGGTACACGTTTCATGCCTTGGCATGATGAGCGCGCCGAATTGGCGCCCCGCGACATCGTGGCGCGCGCAATTGATTTTGAAATGAAAAAACGCGGCCTGGAGTGCGTCTACCTCGACATATCCCACAAGCCAGCAGACTTCATCCTTTCCCACTTCCCCACGATTTACCGCCGCTGCTTCGAGCTGGGCATCGACATCACGCGCGAACCCATTCCCGTCGTGCCTGCAGCACACTATAGCTGCGGCGGCATCATGACCGACCATATTGGTCGCACAGACATTCCGCGCTTATATGCCATCGGGGAGACAGCCTGTACCGGCCTGCACGGCGCCAACCGCCTTGCCAGCAATTCGCTGCTGGAGTGCCTGGTATTCGGCCAGGCAGCAGCGCAGGACATCCTCAGGCAGCCTCAGATGCCGGAAATCATCCTGCCCTACTGGGATGAGAGCCGCGTCACCGATGCGGACGAGGAAATCATCATCACCCACAATTGGAGCGAGCTACGTCGCACCATGTGGAATTATGTCGGCATCGTCCGCACCAACAAGCGCCTGACACGCGCATTGCACCGCATTCATTTGCTGCGCGACGAAGTGCACGAGTTTTATAGCAATTTCCGCATCAGCAACAATCTGATCGAATTGCGCAACCTGTTGCAGGTTGCGGAACTTATCGTGAAGAGCGCCATGGAGCGCAAGGAAAGCCGCGGCTTGCACTACAGCAAGGATTACCCGTTCCTGGCGGAGGAAGCCGTACCTACCGTGCTGGAGCCCTCAAACTATTACAGCTTGCTGGACAGCCAGCATGGACACGAACACCACTGA
- the rpoE gene encoding RNA polymerase sigma factor RpoE, translated as MAVTPPAGNRELDQQLVERAQSGDKRAFGLLVDKYQRKLGRLLSRLIRDPAEVEDVVQESFIKAYRALPSFRGDSAFYTWLYRIGINTAKNYLVAMGRRPQATGDIEIEDAENFDDGNELRTMDTPETELMGKEIAQTVNDTVAMLPEELRTAITLREIEGLSYEEIATMMDCPIGTVRSRIFRARETIAQKLRPLLDTPENRRW; from the coding sequence ATGGCAGTAACCCCGCCAGCGGGTAATCGGGAGCTAGACCAGCAGTTAGTTGAGCGCGCACAAAGTGGTGATAAGCGTGCGTTCGGGTTGCTGGTGGATAAGTACCAGCGCAAGCTGGGACGATTGCTTTCGCGCTTGATCAGGGATCCCGCCGAAGTTGAGGATGTCGTCCAGGAATCCTTCATCAAGGCTTACCGGGCCTTGCCCAGCTTCCGTGGTGATAGTGCGTTTTATACCTGGTTGTACCGTATTGGCATCAACACTGCGAAGAATTACCTTGTCGCGATGGGACGCAGACCCCAGGCCACAGGGGATATCGAGATCGAAGACGCAGAAAATTTTGATGATGGCAATGAATTGCGCACCATGGATACCCCTGAGACGGAATTGATGGGCAAAGAGATTGCCCAAACTGTGAACGACACCGTCGCTATGTTGCCAGAGGAATTACGTACTGCGATTACCTTGCGCGAGATAGAAGGCCTTAGCTACGAGGAAATTGCCACCATGATGGACTGCCCCATAGGGACGGTACGTTCTCGTATTTTCCGTGCTCGTGAAACGATTGCCCAGAAGTTGCGTCCTTTATTGGACACCCCCGAAAACAGGAGATGGTAA
- a CDS encoding sigma-E factor negative regulatory protein, which produces MKSQISALMDGDMALEDAEYLYTTLKSGGESAQAWSDYHLIGDAMRGNPVFKPDFTERLMAALEEEPVLLVPAVKRKQAVLKNSRFWSVAASVSAVAFVGWVVLQQQVQSDLDDDATPMEIAQSLPADYWLAHQSQASNNSAYYIQPANYSE; this is translated from the coding sequence ATGAAAAGTCAAATTTCAGCGCTGATGGATGGCGATATGGCGCTTGAGGATGCAGAGTATCTGTATACGACTTTGAAGTCTGGCGGTGAGTCTGCCCAGGCGTGGTCTGATTATCATTTGATTGGTGATGCCATGCGTGGCAACCCTGTTTTTAAGCCTGATTTTACCGAACGCCTGATGGCAGCGCTTGAGGAGGAGCCTGTGCTTTTGGTGCCTGCTGTCAAGCGTAAACAGGCCGTGCTAAAGAACAGCAGGTTTTGGTCTGTAGCCGCTTCGGTTTCTGCGGTTGCATTTGTTGGATGGGTTGTGTTGCAACAACAAGTGCAGAGCGATCTTGACGATGACGCAACGCCAATGGAGATTGCCCAAAGCTTGCCGGCTGACTATTGGCTTGCTCATCAATCCCAGGCCTCCAACAACTCTGCCTACTATATCCAGCCAGCCAATTACTCGGAGTAG
- a CDS encoding MucB/RseB C-terminal domain-containing protein: MKRFLLAWLLATPFVAAHAESEDPWLVLQKAARAAHELSYKGVFIYQAGDNIKSVQITHTNSGQGEYARMVVLDGAPREVLSQGGDVVIFSSKNEKVIMEKRRAHNLFPAVLPDDMELLKANYQARIGGTERIAGRAGRVVFLDPRDGLRYAYKFWADCEYGLLLKSLMLSEQKQMLEQMAFSQLNMMEEQGMDWFHPSVDHSKHYILEEANAQLVQEASNWTVGALPVGYRKVEQVTRLVPGKSAPVTQVIFTDGLASVSLFIEPLSKGVRPRIGQTSKGATHFYANVSKGHQILVVGEVPAATVAQIGSAVSFK, encoded by the coding sequence ATGAAGCGTTTTCTGCTGGCTTGGTTGCTGGCAACTCCGTTTGTGGCTGCGCATGCTGAATCTGAAGACCCTTGGCTTGTCCTGCAAAAGGCTGCCCGCGCAGCGCATGAGCTTAGTTACAAAGGAGTATTCATCTACCAGGCGGGCGATAATATCAAATCCGTCCAAATTACCCATACGAATTCAGGCCAAGGCGAGTATGCGCGCATGGTGGTGCTGGATGGCGCACCGCGCGAAGTGCTCAGCCAGGGTGGGGATGTGGTCATCTTCAGCTCCAAGAATGAGAAAGTCATCATGGAAAAGCGTCGGGCGCATAACCTGTTCCCCGCTGTTCTGCCTGATGACATGGAGCTTCTCAAAGCCAATTATCAGGCTCGGATTGGCGGAACGGAGCGCATTGCCGGCCGCGCCGGTCGTGTAGTGTTCCTAGATCCGCGTGATGGCCTGCGCTATGCCTACAAGTTCTGGGCGGATTGCGAGTACGGCTTGCTGCTCAAGTCCCTGATGCTGAGCGAGCAAAAACAAATGCTGGAGCAAATGGCCTTCAGCCAGCTTAATATGATGGAAGAGCAGGGAATGGACTGGTTCCACCCTAGTGTCGATCATAGTAAGCATTATATTCTCGAAGAGGCTAATGCACAGCTGGTACAGGAGGCTTCGAACTGGACGGTTGGGGCCTTGCCGGTAGGCTACCGCAAGGTTGAGCAGGTGACCCGCTTGGTTCCTGGAAAAAGTGCGCCTGTTACACAAGTCATTTTCACGGATGGATTGGCTTCTGTCTCTCTCTTCATTGAACCTTTATCCAAGGGTGTTCGTCCTAGAATCGGCCAAACATCTAAAGGGGCTACCCACTTCTATGCCAATGTCAGCAAGGGGCATCAGATACTGGTGGTTGGCGAGGTTCCTGCTGCGACTGTAGCGCAGATAGGCAGCGCAGTCAGTTTCAAATAG
- a CDS encoding DegQ family serine endoprotease — protein sequence MFKKLIAMSAICLFVGMAGATPVLAKELPDFTELAEKQGAAVVNISVTQVVQSGIGGSPFPGFPEDEALNEFFRRFGIPGFPGVPRGQGGPQQPEFKSQSLGSGFIISSDGYILTNAHVVREADEVIVKLNDKREFQAKIVGVDRRTDVALLKIDATGLPKVTIGNPEQLKVGEWVVAIGSPFGLESTLTAGVVSAKGRALPQENFVPFIQTDVAINPGNSGGPLFNLKGEVVGINSQIYSRTGGYMGLSFAIPIDVAMDVANQLKISGRVARGWLGIGIQEMTKELAESFGMKNTKGALVAGVEKGSPAEKGGLEPGDVVIKFDGKDVNVSSDLPRIVGSTKPGKKVQVEVLRRGASKTLNITLGEMPADKDEVVPTAQPDAKPESNRLGLTLRELTPQQRRSLNGRNALVVVDAQGAAAQAGIRRGDLILALNNTEVQSLEQFTKQVNAVPAGKTVALLVQRENNTLYVPVKVGK from the coding sequence ATGTTTAAAAAGCTAATTGCCATGTCAGCAATTTGTTTATTTGTTGGTATGGCGGGGGCAACGCCGGTTTTAGCCAAGGAATTGCCCGATTTTACCGAGCTGGCGGAAAAGCAGGGAGCGGCAGTGGTCAATATCAGCGTGACCCAGGTCGTACAGTCTGGAATAGGTGGATCTCCTTTTCCCGGATTCCCCGAAGATGAGGCATTGAATGAATTCTTTCGCCGTTTTGGCATTCCAGGGTTTCCGGGTGTGCCGCGCGGACAAGGTGGTCCACAGCAACCTGAATTTAAATCCCAGTCCCTCGGGTCAGGATTCATCATTAGCAGCGATGGTTATATCCTGACGAATGCCCATGTAGTTCGCGAAGCCGATGAAGTGATCGTCAAGCTGAATGATAAACGTGAATTTCAGGCCAAGATTGTGGGGGTTGACCGCCGCACGGATGTCGCGCTGCTTAAAATTGATGCGACAGGGCTGCCGAAGGTCACCATTGGCAATCCTGAGCAACTGAAGGTAGGGGAGTGGGTGGTGGCAATTGGCTCCCCGTTTGGACTGGAAAGTACGTTGACCGCCGGTGTGGTCAGTGCAAAAGGCCGTGCCTTGCCACAGGAAAATTTTGTGCCTTTCATCCAGACCGATGTTGCCATTAACCCTGGCAATTCTGGCGGACCGTTATTCAACCTCAAGGGTGAGGTGGTAGGCATTAACTCCCAGATATACAGCCGAACTGGCGGTTATATGGGGTTATCGTTCGCCATTCCGATTGATGTGGCCATGGATGTTGCCAATCAGCTCAAGATTTCCGGTCGCGTAGCGCGTGGCTGGCTTGGGATCGGTATTCAGGAAATGACCAAGGAGCTGGCTGAGTCGTTTGGTATGAAGAATACCAAAGGGGCTTTGGTCGCCGGCGTGGAAAAAGGCAGTCCTGCTGAAAAGGGCGGCCTGGAGCCAGGTGATGTCGTAATCAAGTTCGATGGCAAGGATGTCAATGTTTCTTCCGATTTGCCGCGTATCGTTGGTTCCACCAAGCCTGGCAAGAAGGTGCAGGTCGAAGTCTTGCGCAGGGGGGCTAGCAAGACCTTGAATATTACACTGGGTGAAATGCCGGCCGACAAGGATGAGGTTGTGCCAACTGCGCAGCCCGATGCCAAGCCAGAGTCCAATCGCCTGGGGTTGACCCTACGCGAGTTGACGCCACAGCAGCGTCGTAGCCTCAATGGTCGCAATGCGCTGGTCGTGGTTGATGCGCAAGGTGCTGCTGCACAGGCAGGCATCCGCAGGGGAGATCTGATCCTAGCCCTGAACAATACGGAGGTGCAAAGCCTGGAGCAGTTCACCAAGCAGGTAAATGCGGTGCCTGCGGGTAAGACAGTGGCGTTGCTCGTGCAGCGGGAAAACAATACCCTGTACGTACCAGTCAAGGTTGGCAAGTAA
- the lepA gene encoding translation elongation factor 4 has translation MKNIRNFSIIAHIDHGKSTLADRIIQLCGGLSDREMEAQVLDSMDIERERGITIKAQTAALEYKALDGQVYNLNLIDTPGHVDFSYEVSRSLAACEGALLVVDASQGVEAQSVANCYTAIDQGVEVVPVLNKIDLPAADPERVMQEIEDVIGVDASEAVRCSAKTGVGVQDVLETMIAKIPPPVGDPEKPLKALIIDSWFDNYVGVIMLVRVVDGVLKPKDKIRMMATKATYLCEQVGVFTPKSRPRASLSAGEVGFIIAGIKELTSAKVGDTVTLADRPASEALPGFKEVKPQVFAGLYPVESNQFEALREALEKLRLNDASLQFEPENSSALGFGFRCGFLGLLHMEIVQERLEREYDMDLITTAPTVVYELLLKSGEVVQIENPSRLPEPSRITEIREPIITINLLMPQDYVGPVMTLCNNKRGVQRNMQYMGRQVMLSYEMPLNEVVLDFFDRLKSVSRGYASMDYEFLEFRAADLVKLDIMVNGERVDALSLIVHRSNSVYRGRELVSKMRELIPRQMFDIAVQASIGANIIARETVKAMRKNVLAKCYGGDITRKKKLLEKQKEGKKRMKQVGNVEIPQEAFLAILRVEDK, from the coding sequence ATGAAGAATATTCGCAATTTTTCTATTATCGCTCATATCGACCACGGCAAGTCCACGCTGGCCGACCGTATCATCCAGTTGTGCGGTGGGCTGTCCGACCGTGAAATGGAGGCCCAGGTACTGGACTCCATGGATATTGAGCGTGAGCGCGGCATTACCATCAAGGCACAAACGGCGGCATTGGAATATAAGGCGCTGGATGGGCAGGTCTATAACCTGAATCTGATCGATACTCCCGGTCACGTCGATTTTTCCTACGAGGTCAGCCGCTCTCTCGCTGCCTGCGAGGGCGCATTGCTGGTCGTGGACGCTTCGCAAGGCGTAGAGGCGCAAAGCGTGGCGAACTGTTATACCGCGATTGACCAAGGTGTCGAGGTGGTTCCTGTTCTCAATAAGATCGATTTGCCTGCAGCAGATCCGGAACGCGTGATGCAGGAGATCGAGGATGTGATCGGCGTGGATGCTTCCGAGGCCGTGCGTTGTTCCGCCAAGACTGGTGTCGGGGTGCAGGATGTGTTGGAAACCATGATTGCCAAGATACCCCCGCCGGTAGGCGACCCGGAAAAACCCTTGAAGGCTTTGATTATCGACTCATGGTTCGACAATTATGTGGGCGTCATTATGCTGGTGCGGGTGGTGGACGGCGTGCTCAAGCCCAAAGACAAGATCCGCATGATGGCGACCAAGGCAACTTACCTTTGCGAGCAGGTCGGTGTCTTCACACCCAAGTCCCGCCCGCGTGCCTCGTTGTCGGCGGGTGAGGTGGGATTCATCATCGCGGGCATCAAGGAGCTGACCAGTGCCAAGGTCGGCGACACTGTCACCCTTGCAGACAGGCCAGCCAGTGAAGCCTTGCCAGGCTTCAAGGAAGTCAAGCCACAGGTATTTGCCGGCTTGTATCCAGTGGAATCGAACCAGTTCGAGGCCTTGCGCGAAGCGCTGGAAAAGTTGCGCCTCAACGATGCTTCGCTGCAATTCGAGCCAGAAAACTCCAGTGCGCTAGGCTTCGGCTTCCGGTGCGGGTTCCTTGGCCTGTTGCACATGGAAATCGTGCAGGAGCGCCTGGAGCGCGAGTACGACATGGATCTCATCACCACAGCGCCGACTGTGGTGTATGAGCTGTTACTCAAGAGCGGGGAGGTGGTGCAGATCGAGAACCCGTCGCGCCTGCCTGAGCCGTCGCGCATTACCGAAATCCGCGAACCCATCATTACCATCAACCTGTTGATGCCGCAGGATTACGTTGGCCCGGTGATGACCTTGTGCAATAACAAGCGCGGCGTGCAACGCAACATGCAATATATGGGGCGGCAGGTGATGCTGAGTTACGAGATGCCGCTCAATGAAGTGGTATTGGATTTCTTCGACAGGTTGAAATCGGTGTCACGTGGTTATGCTTCCATGGATTATGAGTTCCTTGAGTTCCGTGCCGCGGACCTGGTCAAGCTCGATATCATGGTCAATGGTGAACGCGTCGATGCATTGTCGTTGATTGTGCACCGTTCAAACAGCGTTTACCGTGGCCGGGAACTGGTATCCAAGATGCGCGAGCTGATTCCGCGCCAGATGTTTGATATTGCAGTGCAGGCTTCCATCGGCGCCAATATCATTGCCCGTGAGACGGTGAAAGCGATGCGCAAGAACGTCCTGGCCAAGTGTTATGGTGGCGACATCACCCGCAAGAAGAAACTTCTCGAAAAGCAGAAAGAAGGCAAGAAGCGTATGAAGCAAGTTGGTAATGTTGAAATTCCACAGGAAGCATTCCTGGCTATTTTGAGGGTTGAAGACAAATGA
- the lepB gene encoding signal peptidase I, translating into MMFALFMLAVLVITGAIWLLDSLFWRKKRAADAADPVIVEYSKSFFPVILAVFLIRSFIVEPFKIPSGSMMPTLLAGDFILVNKFSYGLRVPILNKTFFEIGHPQRGDVFVFHYPPDPSIDYIKRVVGVPGDRIAYRNKRLYVNGQAVQTEYVDDYKYVGSGLNMIVTKRYQEQLGDTKHDILIEENGMAFDGEVEVPPGHYFAMGDNRDNSKDSRVWGFVPEDNLVGKAFLIWWNFDDFGRIGTKIK; encoded by the coding sequence ATGATGTTTGCATTGTTTATGTTGGCGGTGCTGGTCATCACTGGGGCGATCTGGCTGCTGGACAGCTTGTTCTGGCGCAAGAAGCGTGCTGCAGATGCGGCAGACCCTGTGATCGTGGAGTACTCCAAAAGCTTCTTCCCCGTAATCCTGGCCGTATTCCTGATTCGTTCCTTCATTGTGGAACCATTCAAGATTCCTTCCGGCTCCATGATGCCGACCTTGCTGGCCGGGGATTTCATCTTGGTGAACAAGTTTTCCTACGGTCTGCGCGTACCTATCCTCAACAAGACTTTCTTTGAGATCGGGCATCCGCAACGCGGGGATGTGTTTGTGTTCCACTATCCGCCTGATCCCTCGATTGACTACATCAAGCGCGTGGTTGGCGTGCCAGGGGATCGCATTGCCTATCGCAACAAGCGCCTCTATGTGAATGGCCAGGCGGTGCAGACTGAATATGTCGATGATTACAAGTATGTCGGCTCCGGCCTTAACATGATTGTGACCAAACGCTATCAGGAGCAGCTGGGCGATACCAAGCACGATATCCTAATCGAGGAAAACGGCATGGCGTTCGATGGCGAGGTCGAGGTGCCTCCAGGTCACTACTTCGCCATGGGCGACAACCGGGACAATAGCAAGGACAGCCGTGTCTGGGGCTTCGTCCCCGAGGATAACCTGGTTGGCAAGGCATTCCTGATCTGGTGGAATTTTGACGACTTTGGCAGAATTGGCACCAAGATCAAATAA
- a CDS encoding DUF4845 domain-containing protein, translated as MKKQQGMSFLSLVVVIAVGIFFAVLAMKLAPSYIEYFAVKKAISRIAHDPGFSSMSKADMIAAFQKSATIDDIRSVEARDLTFLRDENGKTALSVDYQVVVPLFSNISVLLDFEASTDNAR; from the coding sequence ATGAAAAAGCAGCAAGGCATGTCATTCCTGAGCCTGGTGGTCGTCATCGCAGTGGGTATATTTTTTGCTGTATTGGCAATGAAGCTTGCGCCTTCCTATATCGAATATTTTGCTGTCAAGAAAGCGATTAGCCGCATTGCCCATGACCCAGGGTTCTCCAGCATGAGCAAAGCGGACATGATTGCTGCTTTCCAGAAGAGCGCCACCATCGACGATATCCGCAGCGTCGAAGCCCGGGACCTGACCTTCCTGCGTGATGAGAACGGCAAGACGGCGCTTTCGGTCGATTACCAGGTCGTGGTGCCCTTGTTTTCCAATATCAGTGTCTTGCTGGACTTCGAGGCATCTACCGACAATGCCCGTTGA
- the rnc gene encoding ribonuclease III yields the protein MSQNSLVRQLAYEFKDKGLLTLALTHRSYSGSNNERLEFLGDGVLNFLVAHQLFLRFPKLPEGDLSRLRAQLVKEQTLSEIATELSVGEFLRLGEGELKSGGWRRPSVLADAMEAIIGAVFLDGGYPAAEALVKRLFLPRMEGIDPKAIGKDAKSLLQEFLQGRKIDLPEYNVLATEGEAHCQTFRVSCHITKFQITTEGKGSSRRAAEQQAAQLAYEQLLEKGKK from the coding sequence TTGAGCCAGAACAGCCTGGTACGCCAGCTTGCGTACGAATTCAAGGATAAAGGCCTGCTGACGCTGGCGCTCACCCATCGCAGCTATTCTGGAAGCAATAACGAGAGACTGGAGTTCCTTGGAGACGGCGTGCTGAATTTCCTGGTGGCACATCAGTTGTTCCTGCGTTTTCCAAAATTGCCCGAGGGCGATCTCAGCCGGTTGCGTGCTCAGCTGGTCAAGGAACAAACCTTGAGCGAGATTGCCACAGAACTGAGTGTGGGGGAATTCCTCCGTCTTGGCGAAGGCGAACTCAAGAGCGGCGGCTGGCGGCGCCCCTCGGTGCTGGCCGATGCTATGGAAGCCATCATCGGCGCGGTTTTCCTGGACGGGGGCTACCCGGCTGCCGAGGCGCTGGTGAAGCGCTTGTTCCTGCCGCGCATGGAGGGCATAGACCCGAAGGCAATCGGCAAGGATGCCAAGTCCCTGCTACAGGAATTCCTGCAAGGGCGCAAAATAGACCTGCCCGAATACAACGTCTTGGCAACCGAGGGCGAAGCGCATTGCCAGACATTCCGGGTGAGCTGCCATATCACCAAGTTCCAGATTACCACCGAGGGCAAAGGCTCCAGCCGACGTGCGGCTGAGCAGCAGGCCGCCCAGCTGGCTTACGAGCAATTGCTCGAAAAAGGAAAGAAATGA
- the era gene encoding GTPase Era, with translation MTSSNAFRCGTVAIVGRPNVGKSTLLNHILGLKLSITSRKAQTTRHRLLGIHTTEDTQFLFVDTPGFQQKHINALNRNLNRTVTQVLSEVDVVLFVIEPMHLGDADRKVLQLLPKNQPVFLVVNKADLMGDKGNLLPLIQDFDLEFPFTGIIPVSAKKNLYLDELLAAVREHLPEQPAIYGEDELTDRNERFLAAEMLREKIFRLLGDEVPYSVAVEIEKFEQEGNLRRIHAAIIVDKDSQKPMLIGKGGEKLKRISTEARQDMEKLFGGKIWLETWVKVKSGWADDERALKSLGY, from the coding sequence ATGACATCATCCAACGCTTTTCGTTGTGGCACCGTCGCCATCGTCGGCCGTCCCAACGTGGGCAAGTCCACCTTGCTCAACCATATCCTCGGCCTCAAGCTGAGCATTACGTCACGCAAGGCGCAAACCACGCGGCACCGCCTGCTGGGAATACATACCACGGAAGATACGCAATTCCTGTTCGTGGATACGCCAGGTTTCCAGCAAAAGCATATCAATGCGCTCAACCGCAACCTGAACCGCACCGTCACCCAGGTGCTGAGCGAGGTGGATGTGGTGTTGTTTGTGATCGAGCCCATGCACCTGGGAGATGCGGACCGCAAGGTGCTGCAGCTGCTGCCGAAGAATCAGCCAGTATTCCTGGTCGTCAACAAGGCTGACCTGATGGGCGACAAGGGGAACCTGTTGCCGTTGATTCAGGATTTCGACCTGGAGTTTCCATTCACCGGCATCATTCCCGTAAGCGCCAAGAAAAATCTGTATCTGGATGAGCTGCTGGCTGCCGTCCGTGAACACCTGCCTGAACAGCCGGCGATTTATGGCGAGGATGAGCTGACGGACCGTAACGAGCGCTTCCTGGCGGCAGAAATGCTGCGTGAAAAGATATTCCGTTTGCTGGGGGACGAAGTGCCGTATTCCGTAGCGGTGGAGATCGAGAAGTTCGAGCAGGAAGGCAATTTGCGCCGTATCCATGCCGCCATCATTGTCGACAAGGATAGCCAGAAGCCGATGCTGATCGGCAAGGGCGGCGAAAAGCTCAAGCGCATTTCCACCGAGGCGCGCCAAGATATGGAAAAGCTGTTCGGCGGCAAGATCTGGCTCGAGACCTGGGTGAAGGTCAAGAGTGGCTGGGCGGACGACGAACGCGCCTTGAAATCCCTGGGCTACTGA
- the pagP gene encoding lipid IV(A) palmitoyltransferase PagP encodes MNIRHGIIAMSSTMLVPLAAEAACNTDYSWIDKSCERISDTWKNGDHDLYIPLWTHHLRFAYDNDKIDSFREFTWGLGYGRSRYNAAGNWEGVYLMAFSDSHSNVQPMLGYGHQWMMGPRSGLHAGVGYTAFLTSRADIYKNIPIPGVLPIASLNYRQYSVNTSYVPGGRGNGNILFFWSRVGF; translated from the coding sequence ATGAATATCAGGCACGGCATCATCGCGATGAGCAGCACCATGCTCGTCCCACTGGCGGCAGAGGCCGCGTGCAACACGGACTACTCATGGATAGACAAGTCATGCGAGCGCATCTCGGATACCTGGAAAAACGGCGATCATGACCTCTACATTCCGCTTTGGACCCACCACTTGCGCTTTGCCTACGATAACGACAAGATCGACTCGTTCCGTGAATTCACCTGGGGCCTGGGATACGGACGCAGCCGCTACAATGCCGCAGGCAATTGGGAAGGTGTTTACTTGATGGCATTCTCGGACTCGCACAGCAATGTGCAACCTATGCTGGGCTATGGACACCAATGGATGATGGGACCTCGGTCGGGACTGCATGCCGGCGTCGGCTACACGGCATTCCTCACTTCGCGTGCCGATATCTACAAGAACATCCCCATCCCTGGCGTACTGCCGATTGCGTCGCTCAACTACAGGCAATACTCGGTGAACACCAGTTATGTGCCTGGCGGCCGGGGCAACGGCAATATCCTGTTCTTCTGGTCCAGGGTCGGCTTTTAG